The following is a genomic window from Clostridium fungisolvens.
TTAACTGCAGCTCTAATTGTTTCTTTGTAAGCAACTTGAGGAGCACCTACATTACATTCAACTTTGAATTCTCTTGTAAGTCTATCAACTATAATTTCAAGGTGTAATTCACCCATACCAGCTATAATTGTTTGACCTGTTTCTTGGTTTGTGTAAGTTTTGAATGATGGATCTTCTTCTGCTAATTTAGCAAGAGCTAAGCCCATCTTTTCTTGACCAGCTTTTGTTTTTGGTTCTATAGCAACATTTATAACTGGTTCTGGGAATTCCATAGACTCAAGAACTATTGGTCTATCTTCATCACATAAAGTATCACCAGTTGTAGTGTTCTTTAAACCTATAACTGCTCCTAATTCACCTGCTTCTAATTCTTCAACTTCTTCTCTAGAATTAGCATGCATCTTAACAAGTCTACCAATTCTTTCTTTCTTATTCTTAGTTGAGTTAAGTACATATGTACCACTCTTCATAACACCAGAATAAATTCTTGTAAATGCTAACTTACCAACGAATGGGTCAGTAGCTATCTTAAATGCTAGTGCTGACATAGGAACATCATCTGATGCTTCTCTTGTATCAGCTTCGCCTTCTAAGCTTGTTCCTTGAACTGGAGGTATATCTAATGGTGATGGTAAGTAATCAACAACTCCATCAATCATTAATTGAACACCCTTATTTTTGTATGAAGAACCACATATACATGGTACTATTTGATTAGCTATAGTAGCTTTTCTTAAAGCTGCCTTTAACTCTTCTGCAGTTATTTCTTCACCTTCAAGGTATTTCATCATTAACTCTTCATCAGTTTCAGCTATAGCTTCAACCATTGCAGCTCTATATTCTTCTGCTTGATCTGCTAATTCTGCTGGTATATCTTCTTCTCTTACATCTTTTCCAAGATCGTCGTAGTATACTTCAGCCTTATTCTTTAAAAGATCTATTATTCCTTTAAAGTTTTCTTCTGATCCAACTGGTATTTGTATTGGAACAGCATTAGCTTTTAATCTATCTCTAACTGTATTAATACATCTGAAGAAATCTGCTCCAGTTGCATCCATCTTGTTTACATAAATCATTCTTGGAACTCCATACTTGTCTGCCTGTCTCCATACAGTTTCAGTTTGAGGTTCAACACCTGATTTTGCATCTAATACAGTTACGGCACCGTCAAGTACTCTAAGAGATCTTTCAACCTCTATTGTAAAATCTACGTGTCCTGGTGTATCTATTATATTTAATTCATGATCTTTCCATACACATGTTGTAGCAGCAGAAGTAATAGTTATACCTCTTTCTTGTTCTTGAACCATCCAGTCCATAGTAGCTGCACCTTCATGAACTTCACCTATTTTATGACTTTTTCCAGTATAAAATAATATACGCTCAGTAGTCGTTGTTTTACCAGCATCTATATGAGCCATTATTCCAAAGTTACGGAATTTTTCTAACGAAAATTTTCTAGCCATGAAACATTTCCTCCTCTCGATTTATGTTATAAATTCGACAAAACTGCTTTGGCACAAGCCAAAACAGTTTTATGATTAGTATCTGTAATGAGCGAATGCTTTATTAGCCTCAGCCATTCTATGCATATCTTCTCTCTTCTTAACAGCTGCTCCAGTATTATTAGCCGCGTCTAAAAGCTCGTTAGCTAATCTTTCTCTCATGTACTTTTCGCCTCTGTTATTTGAAGCTGCAAGTAACCATCTAAGTGCTAGAGTCTGTCTTCTTTCAGGTCTAACTTCTATCGGAACTTGGTAGTTTGCTCCACCTATTCTTCTAGCCTTTACTTCAAGTAATGGCATGATGTTGTTCATAGCTGTTTCGAAAACTTCAATAGCTTCCTTGCCTGTTCTTTGAGCCATGATTTCAAATGCATCGTAGCATATTTTTTGTGCTACTCCTTTTTTACCATCTTCCATAACACTGTTTATTAGCTTAGTAACAACCTTTGAGTTGTAAACTGGATCTGCTAATACATCTCTCTTTGCAATATGTCCTTTTCTTGGCACTTTTCTTCCCTCCTTAACAATTTAGTTTTAAGTTCATCGGTACTCGGTAAATTAATACCGTAAAGCGCTCTGACTTCTGCTATCTAAATAAATCTATATAAATCTATGTAAATACTGAAGACATAGCACTGTCAGCAAAAATTATTTTTGCTTTGGTCTCTTAGCACCATATTTTGATCTTGACTGCATTCTGTTAGCTACTCCAGCAGAGTCTAATGCTCCTCTTACTATGTGGTATCTAACACCAGGAAGATCCTTAACTCTTCCACCTCTTATAAGAACAACGCTGTGCTCTTGTAAGTTGTGCCCAACACCTGGGATGTAAGCTGTAACTTCATATCCATTAGTTAATCTAACTCTTGCAATTTTTCTAAGCGCTGAGTTAGGCTTCTTTGGAGTAGTAGTTTTAACTACAGTACAAACTCCTCTCTTTTGAGGACATTCCTTTAGTGCTGGTGCAGTTGATTTGGTTGCTAGTGTCTTTCTGCCTTTTCTTACTAATTGGCTTATAGTTGGCATTCATTTCACCTCCTGAAAGTTTTTGAACTATCTATATAAATATTAGGTGTTCGCTAAGTTACTTTAAGTTACTCTAGCATAAGTGTAGCAGCAGAACCTACTTCTATACCACACATACGACCAAGTTCCTTCATTGTATTAACATACTTTACATCAACACCATGTTCTTTAGCCAAATCCACTATTGGATTAACTAGCTTTTGTTCAGCATCTTTAGCTATATAAAGCGTTTTTCCTTCTCCATTTTTCATGGATTTGATACATTGCTTAGTGCCTATGACCTTTTTACCTAAAAGTCTGTCTATCATGAAAATTACCTCCCTAATAAACAGTAACATAGAGGTAAAGCATCAGACTTTACCTCAATGCTATCATTAAAACAAGTTAATCTTGTAGAATTATGCTAAATCACACAAATTGTATTGTATCATCTATCAATTTTACTGTCAATATAATTAATTACTACTCTTCCAGAGCATTTGCAGTCTCTTTTTCAGCTAAACTGCTTTCTGTGCTCAATTTTACTGACCTGTACCTCATCATACCGGTACCAGCAGGAATAAGTTTACCAATTATTACATTTTCCTTTAATCCAAGTAATGGATCAATCTTACCCTTTATCGCAGCATCAGTTAAAACTCTAGTAGTTTCTTGGAATGATGCAGCAGATAAGAAGCTGTCTGTTGCAAGAGCTGCTTTTGTAATACCAAGAAGAACTTTCTCACCTTGAGCTAATTCTCCTCCAAAAGCTTGAACTCTTTCATTTTCACCATCAAAATCAAACATATCTATTAATGTACCTGGAAGAAGTTCAGTATCTCCAGATTCAGTAATTTTAACTTTTCTTGTCATCTGTCTAACAACTACTTCTAGATGCTTATCATTGATATCAACACCTTGTAGTCTATAAACCTTTTGAACTTCATTTAGAAGATATTGTCTAGCTCCATCCACACCTTTAATTGCCATAACATCATGTGGGTTTACTGAACCTTCTGTAACTTCATCACCGGCTTCTACTACGCTTCCATCTGAAACTTTAAGTCTTGATCCGAATGGTATATCGTAGCTATATTCTTCACCTTCATTTGAAGTTATTATAACAGTTCTCTTCTTCTTTGTTTCTTCTACTCTTGCTGTACCTGATATTTCACTTACTATTGCTAATCCCTTTGGCTTTCTTGCTTCGAACAATTCTTCAACTCTAGGAAGACCTTGAGTTATATCTGCTCCAACAACTCCACCAGTATGGAATGTTCTCATTGTAAGCTGTGTACCAGGCTCACCTATTGATTGAGCTGCTACTATACCTACAGCTTCACCAATGTTGATCTTTTGTGCAGTTGCCATGTTCATACCATAACATCTAGCGCAAACTCCAACCTTAGCTTTACATGTAAATACAGATCTAATCTTTATTTTATTAACTCCAGCTGCAACAATCTTATCTGCCATATCATTTTCTATATAAGTTTGTGCAGGAACTATAAGTTCTTTAGTTGCTGGATTAATTATATCTTCTGCTATATATCTTCCGACAATTCTTTCTTTAATGGTTTCAATTATTTCATTACCATCTTTTATCTCACTTACATATAAACCTTCTTCAGTGCCACAGTCCTCATGTCTTACTATAACATCTTGGCTTACGTCAACAAGTCTTCTTGTTAGGTATCCTGAGTCAGCAGTCTTAAGAGCTGTATCGGCATTACCTTTTCTAGCACCGTGAGTGGATATAAAGTATTCTGATACGTCTAGACCTTCTCTAAAGGAAGCTCTGATTGGTAATTCTATAATTTTACCTGATGGACTTGCCATAAGACCTCTCATACCAGCAAGCTGCTTAATCTGAGATTTAGATCCTCTGGCTCCTGAGTCCGCCATCATGAATATTGGATTAAATTTATCCAAACTATCCATAAGTGCATTCGCAACTTCTTCAGTTGTCTTAGTCCATTTTTCTATAACTCTTTCATATCTTTCTTCTTCAGATATGAATCCTCTTCTATACATCTTTTCTATCTTTTCAATAGTTTCATCTGTTTCTCTTAATAGTTCATACTTAGCATCTGGTACTATCATATCTGATGCTGCTACTGTTACAGCACCTATTGTTGAATAGTGATATCCTTGTGCCTTTATCTTATCAAGCATAACAGATGTCTTTGTTGGACCATGAACCATATAACAAGCATCTATAATTTTTCCTAATGATTTCTTTGTTATCAGGAAATCAACCTCTAGGTTAAATTCATCAGCTGGGTTAGTTCTATCAACAAATCCTAAATCTTGAGGTATAGATTCGTTAAATATTATTTTACCAATAGTAGTATAAATACTACCGGATTTTTTAACTCCATCCACAACCTTAGTCATTCTTACAAATATCTTTGCATGAATCTCTATTTCTTTAACTTGGTAAGCCATTAAAGCTTCTTCAACTGATGCAAAATGTCTACCTTCTCCTAGAGCTCCATCCTTATCCATTGTTAGATAGTATGATCCTAGAACCATATCCTGTGTAGGTACAGATACTGGTTTACCATCTGATGGCTTAAGTATGTTTCCAGCAGCAAGCATTAAGAATCTTGCTTCAGCTTGAGCTTCCACTGATAACGGAACATGGACAGCCATTTGGTCTCCATCAAAGTCCGCATTATATGCTGTACATACAAGTGGGTGAAGCTTTATAGCTCTACCTTCTACAAGTACAGGTTGGAAAGCTTGAATTCCAAGTCTATGAAGAGTAGGAGCACGGTTAAGTAACACAGGATGATCAGCAATTACATCTTCAAGTACATCCCATACTTGAGGCATTACTCTTTCTACCATTCTCTTTGCACTCTTTATATTGTGAGCTACTCCATCTTGAACTAGCTTCTTCATTACAAAAGGCTTAAATAATTCTAGAGCCATTTCCTTAGGAAGTCCGCATTGGTACATCTTAAGTTCAGGTCCTACAACTATAACAGATCTTCCTGAGTAGTCAACTCTCTTACCAAGTAGATTTTGTCTAAATCTACCTTGCTTACCTTTAAGCATATCTGATAGAGATTTTAGAGGTCTGTTTCCAGGACCAGTTACTGGTCTTCCTCTTCTACCGTTATCTATTAAAGCATCAACAGCTTCTTGAAGCATTCTCTTTTCATTTCTAACGATTATGTCAGGAGCTCCAAGATCTAACAACTTCTTAAGTCTGTTATTTCTGTTTATAACTCTTCTGTAAAGATCATTTAAGTCAGATGTTGCAAATCTTCCTCCATCTAGTTGAACCATTGGTCTTAAATCTGGAGGTATAACTGGAATTACATCAACAATCATCCATTCAGGATAATTTCCTGATTTTCTGAATGATTCTATAACTTCAAGTCTTCTTATAACTCTAACTCTTTTTTGTCCAGTGCTTGTTTTTAATTCTTCTTTTAGCTCAACTGATGATCTTTCCAAATCAATCTCAGCTAATAAATCCTTAACTGCTTCAGCACCCATTCCAGCAACAAAGCTTTCTTCACCGTATTTATCTACAGCTTCTCTATATTCTTTTTCATTTAAAAGCTGTTTCTTTAATAAAGGTGTTTCCTTTGGATCTATAACTATATAAGATGCAAAGTATAAAACTTTTTCTAATGCTCTTGGGGACATATCAAGTATTAATCCCATTCTAGATGGAATTCCTTTAAAGTACCAAATGTGAGATACTGGGGCAGCCAGTTCTATATGCCCCATTCTCTCTCTTCTAACCTTAGCTTTGGTAACTTCAACACCACATCTATCACAAACAATACCTTTATATCTAACTCTCTTATACTTACCACAATGACATTCCCAGTCTTTTTGTGGTCCAAATATTCTTTCACAGAACAAACCATCTCTTTCTGGCTTTAGTGTTCTGTAATTTATAGTTTCAGGTTTTTTTACTTCACCTCTAGACCATTCTCTTATCTGTTCTGGAGATGCCAATCCTATTTGTAAAGCGTCAAAATTATTTAACTCAAACAAGGGTATATCCTCCCTTCACTTTTAGTGTTCATCATTGAAATCATCAAGTTCTAAGTCTGTATTGAATTCGTCAAAATCTAAACTATCGTAATCTATATCTTCTTCAGTTTCTTCTCCGCTAGTATAACTATCGTCGACATCTGGAGTTTGTGGTACTAAATCTTCAGTACCTTCTATATTTACTTCTAATTCTTCTATATCTTCATCTACAAGTTCTTTAAGTTTAACTTCTTCTTTATCATCATTTAAGACTCTAACATCTAAACATAAAGCTTGTAGTTCTTTGATTAGAACCTTGAATGATTCTGGTACACCTGGTTCAGGAATATTTTCACCTTTAACGATTGACTCGTAAGTCTTAACTCTACCTACAACGTCATCTGACTTAACTGTTAAGATTTCCTGAAGTGTATGAGCAGCACCATAAGCTTCTAATGCCCAAACTTCCATTTCACCAAATCTTTGGCCTCCGAATTGAGCTTTACCACCTAGTGGCTGTTGTGTAACCAAAGAGTATGGACCTGTAGATCTAGCATGTATCTTATCATCAACTAAGTGAGCAAGTTTTAATATATACATTATTCCAACAGTAACTTCATTATCAAACTCATCTCCGGTTCTACCATCTCTAAGTTTTGTCTTTCCATTTCTGTTGTATCCTGCTTGTTCTAAACAATCTTCTATATCAGTTTCAGTAGCACCATCAAATACAGGAGTTGATATATGCCAACCTAATCTAGAAGCAGCCCATCCTAAATGAACTTCTAATACCTGACCTATATTCATACGAGAAGGAACTCCTAGTGGGTTCAAGCAGATCTGAAGTGGTCTTCCATCTGGTAAGAATGGCATATCTTCTTCAGGTAATACTCTAGAGATAACCCCCTTATTACCATGTCTACCAGCCATCTTGTCACCAACAGATATCTTTCTCTTTTGAGCGATATAACATCTTACAAGTTCATTTACTCCTGGAGGTAATTCATCTCCATTTTCTCTTGTAAAGACTTTAACGTCTACTATTATACCAGCTTCTCCATGAGGAACTCTTAAAGAAGTATCTCTAACTTCTCTTGCTTTTTCACCGAATATAGCTCTAAGTAATCTTTCTTCAGCAGTAAGTTCAGTTTCACCCTTAGGCGTAACTTTACCAACAAGAATATCGCCTGATCTAACTTCAGCACCAATTCTTATTATTCCTCTGTCATCAAGATCTTTTAAAGCATCTTCTCCTACGTTTGGTATATCTCTAGTTATTTCTTCAGGTCCTAGCTTAGTATCTCTAGCTTCACACTCATATTCTTCTATATGAATCGAAGTAAACACATCTTCTCTTACTAGTTCTTCAGAAATAAGCATAGCATCTTCATAGTTATATCCTTCCCAAGTTATGAAACCAATTCTTATATTTTTTCCTAGAGCTATTTCTCCAAGGTCTGTTGAAGGTCCATCTGCTAATACTTGATTCTTAGCTATCTTCTCTCCCTTTGAGATTATAGGTCTTTGATTTATACAAGTACCTTGGTTACTTCTCTTAAACTTAAGAA
Proteins encoded in this region:
- the rpsL gene encoding 30S ribosomal protein S12 — translated: MPTISQLVRKGRKTLATKSTAPALKECPQKRGVCTVVKTTTPKKPNSALRKIARVRLTNGYEVTAYIPGVGHNLQEHSVVLIRGGRVKDLPGVRYHIVRGALDSAGVANRMQSRSKYGAKRPKQK
- a CDS encoding ribosomal L7Ae/L30e/S12e/Gadd45 family protein, whose product is MIDRLLGKKVIGTKQCIKSMKNGEGKTLYIAKDAEQKLVNPIVDLAKEHGVDVKYVNTMKELGRMCGIEVGSAATLMLE
- the fusA gene encoding elongation factor G, whose amino-acid sequence is MARKFSLEKFRNFGIMAHIDAGKTTTTERILFYTGKSHKIGEVHEGAATMDWMVQEQERGITITSAATTCVWKDHELNIIDTPGHVDFTIEVERSLRVLDGAVTVLDAKSGVEPQTETVWRQADKYGVPRMIYVNKMDATGADFFRCINTVRDRLKANAVPIQIPVGSEENFKGIIDLLKNKAEVYYDDLGKDVREEDIPAELADQAEEYRAAMVEAIAETDEELMMKYLEGEEITAEELKAALRKATIANQIVPCICGSSYKNKGVQLMIDGVVDYLPSPLDIPPVQGTSLEGEADTREASDDVPMSALAFKIATDPFVGKLAFTRIYSGVMKSGTYVLNSTKNKKERIGRLVKMHANSREEVEELEAGELGAVIGLKNTTTGDTLCDEDRPIVLESMEFPEPVINVAIEPKTKAGQEKMGLALAKLAEEDPSFKTYTNQETGQTIIAGMGELHLEIIVDRLTREFKVECNVGAPQVAYKETIRAAVKAEAKYAKQSGGKGQYGHCVIEMEPTEGEYKFENGVVGGAIPREYIPAIDNGIQEASKNGIIAGYPVINFKVKVVHGSYHEVDSSEMAFKIAGSMAFKNAMAKANPVLLEPSMKVEVTMPEEYMGDVMGDLNSRRGRIEGMEALNGAQVIRAFVPLSEMFGYATTLRSRTQGRGTYTMVFDHYEEVPKSIQEQIAGKKA
- the rpoC gene encoding DNA-directed RNA polymerase subunit beta', encoding MFELNNFDALQIGLASPEQIREWSRGEVKKPETINYRTLKPERDGLFCERIFGPQKDWECHCGKYKRVRYKGIVCDRCGVEVTKAKVRRERMGHIELAAPVSHIWYFKGIPSRMGLILDMSPRALEKVLYFASYIVIDPKETPLLKKQLLNEKEYREAVDKYGEESFVAGMGAEAVKDLLAEIDLERSSVELKEELKTSTGQKRVRVIRRLEVIESFRKSGNYPEWMIVDVIPVIPPDLRPMVQLDGGRFATSDLNDLYRRVINRNNRLKKLLDLGAPDIIVRNEKRMLQEAVDALIDNGRRGRPVTGPGNRPLKSLSDMLKGKQGRFRQNLLGKRVDYSGRSVIVVGPELKMYQCGLPKEMALELFKPFVMKKLVQDGVAHNIKSAKRMVERVMPQVWDVLEDVIADHPVLLNRAPTLHRLGIQAFQPVLVEGRAIKLHPLVCTAYNADFDGDQMAVHVPLSVEAQAEARFLMLAAGNILKPSDGKPVSVPTQDMVLGSYYLTMDKDGALGEGRHFASVEEALMAYQVKEIEIHAKIFVRMTKVVDGVKKSGSIYTTIGKIIFNESIPQDLGFVDRTNPADEFNLEVDFLITKKSLGKIIDACYMVHGPTKTSVMLDKIKAQGYHYSTIGAVTVAASDMIVPDAKYELLRETDETIEKIEKMYRRGFISEEERYERVIEKWTKTTEEVANALMDSLDKFNPIFMMADSGARGSKSQIKQLAGMRGLMASPSGKIIELPIRASFREGLDVSEYFISTHGARKGNADTALKTADSGYLTRRLVDVSQDVIVRHEDCGTEEGLYVSEIKDGNEIIETIKERIVGRYIAEDIINPATKELIVPAQTYIENDMADKIVAAGVNKIKIRSVFTCKAKVGVCARCYGMNMATAQKINIGEAVGIVAAQSIGEPGTQLTMRTFHTGGVVGADITQGLPRVEELFEARKPKGLAIVSEISGTARVEETKKKRTVIITSNEGEEYSYDIPFGSRLKVSDGSVVEAGDEVTEGSVNPHDVMAIKGVDGARQYLLNEVQKVYRLQGVDINDKHLEVVVRQMTRKVKITESGDTELLPGTLIDMFDFDGENERVQAFGGELAQGEKVLLGITKAALATDSFLSAASFQETTRVLTDAAIKGKIDPLLGLKENVIIGKLIPAGTGMMRYRSVKLSTESSLAEKETANALEE
- the rpsG gene encoding 30S ribosomal protein S7, which codes for MPRKGHIAKRDVLADPVYNSKVVTKLINSVMEDGKKGVAQKICYDAFEIMAQRTGKEAIEVFETAMNNIMPLLEVKARRIGGANYQVPIEVRPERRQTLALRWLLAASNNRGEKYMRERLANELLDAANNTGAAVKKREDMHRMAEANKAFAHYRY